In Thermococcus sp. MV5, the following are encoded in one genomic region:
- a CDS encoding iron ABC transporter permease, translating to MKVNKWTERFFGTPLFEPLVAFSYIFPLLYLMVFLIVPVLSMLLIAFTYDGNISLHWFKSILMDSYYLQIPPHGDFAQKLTTSTGESLYLIRGVDFGVVLNSLVVAGLVTLFTAILGTVFAFVMARYNFKGKNLFRIALFIPLLVTPFVNAYVIKQMFSEFGLINYIFHEILHVLPFRIKIDGLAGVILAQSMAYYPIVYLNAYASFINIDPTLEEQAENLGSKGFRLFRTVTFPLALPGIAAGATLVFIFSLEDLAAPIVFHGDPLAKKLMSYQIFSKFIYGLGERSPEIAALSIIMLILAVIAFLGIRKYVSLRQYAMLSKGGRWKPRISKPKPWQALLIYLVLLPVLLLTIFPQVGVIMLAFSERWTTTVLPQGFTIDYIKEMLLNPDVRRFIVNSLSYSGAAVVLIILLSITSSYATSRFKGILSPILESIVILPIAVPGIVVAMGYFYFFSAVTPENSPLNPTSLYGFNPALVLILAYSIRRLPFAARSVYAGLQQVHMSLEESSINLGASRWKTVTGILMPLISLNVFGGAMLSFVYSMSETSVGITLGSINIDQAPITAFMKEVLMSAAGSINIAAALGVLLIVVQITAIVVVNIITKQRYSFIGLT from the coding sequence ATGAAAGTGAATAAATGGACTGAAAGATTTTTTGGGACTCCCCTATTTGAGCCCCTCGTTGCCTTTTCCTATATTTTTCCATTGCTTTATCTGATGGTCTTTTTAATAGTTCCCGTACTCTCTATGCTGCTAATTGCATTCACTTATGATGGAAATATCTCACTTCATTGGTTTAAGAGCATATTAATGGATTCCTATTATCTTCAGATCCCTCCACATGGGGATTTTGCCCAAAAATTAACAACTTCAACTGGTGAGAGTTTGTATTTAATCAGGGGTGTAGATTTTGGTGTTGTCCTTAACTCCCTTGTTGTTGCCGGTTTAGTGACTCTCTTTACCGCGATTTTAGGGACAGTTTTTGCCTTTGTAATGGCAAGATATAATTTTAAGGGGAAAAATCTCTTTAGAATCGCCCTCTTTATCCCGCTCCTAGTAACTCCCTTTGTAAACGCTTATGTTATAAAACAAATGTTCAGTGAATTTGGGTTAATAAATTACATCTTTCATGAAATCCTTCATGTACTCCCCTTTAGAATCAAAATAGATGGGCTAGCAGGAGTTATTTTAGCCCAATCAATGGCATATTATCCAATAGTCTATTTAAATGCATATGCGAGCTTTATTAATATTGATCCTACTCTAGAAGAACAAGCTGAGAACCTTGGAAGCAAAGGGTTCCGACTTTTCAGAACTGTCACTTTTCCCCTAGCACTTCCCGGAATTGCTGCAGGTGCTACTTTGGTATTCATATTCAGTCTCGAGGATTTAGCAGCTCCCATCGTATTCCACGGTGACCCACTGGCTAAAAAATTAATGTCATACCAGATATTCAGTAAATTCATATATGGCCTAGGAGAAAGAAGCCCAGAAATAGCAGCCCTATCAATAATAATGCTCATTTTAGCAGTGATAGCCTTCCTCGGAATTAGAAAATATGTAAGTTTAAGACAATATGCAATGCTAAGCAAAGGTGGAAGATGGAAACCAAGGATAAGCAAACCAAAACCATGGCAAGCTCTCTTAATCTACTTAGTTCTCCTCCCAGTGTTACTGCTTACAATATTTCCCCAAGTAGGTGTTATAATGCTCGCTTTTTCTGAGAGGTGGACCACCACAGTCCTTCCCCAAGGATTTACTATCGATTACATAAAGGAGATGCTCCTAAACCCAGATGTGAGAAGATTCATTGTAAACAGCCTAAGTTATTCTGGAGCAGCTGTTGTCCTTATAATCCTCCTCTCAATAACCTCTTCTTATGCAACAAGCAGGTTCAAGGGGATCTTAAGTCCAATATTAGAAAGCATAGTGATACTCCCAATTGCGGTTCCTGGAATAGTCGTGGCAATGGGATACTTTTACTTCTTCTCAGCAGTGACACCAGAAAACTCCCCCTTAAATCCAACATCCCTCTATGGATTTAATCCTGCTCTCGTCCTGATACTAGCTTATTCTATACGAAGACTTCCCTTTGCTGCCAGATCAGTTTACGCCGGATTACAACAAGTACATATGTCCCTCGAAGAGTCCTCAATAAACCTCGGAGCCTCAAGATGGAAGACTGTCACAGGAATATTGATGCCATTAATTTCGTTAAATGTCTTTGGTGGAGCAATGCTTAGCTTTGTTTACTCTATGAGCGAAACAAGCGTGGGAATAACCCTCGGTTCAATCAACATAGACCAAGCCCCAATAACTGCATTCATGAAAGAGGTATTAATGTCAGCTGCAGGTAGTATCAACATAGCGGCGGCATTAGGTGTATTATTAATAGTTGTCCAAATCACAGCAATTGTTGTTGTGAATATTATCACAAAGCAAAGATATTCATTTATCGGATTAACATGA
- a CDS encoding extracellular solute-binding protein — translation MKKRIGFVMLFILIASVIAAGCIGGETTPSTTTQPTETESPTESPTQTTSPTSSPTPTGPITLVVLTRHDVTIQVMAKKMFLQSDIAKQYNIKDVKFIKAPESLWPTYIEKGADVGWGGGPTLFDDLFKNNYLAPIEDQKILGLVGNQIQETLAGMPMIRKGDDGKIYWIAAALSSFGFTVNHDVLKRWNLPVPQKWEEIASETFAMDPPQMGIADPTRSTSNTRIYQIILQAFGWDEGWKILRLIAANSKIYDASDAVREAVIAGDIAVGNTIDFYGYTAMKLNPSCEYIIPKGQSIINGDPIALLANSQNKEAAQAFIYWVLTEGQKIWLDEKINRLPVNPDVFNTPEGQKRPDLKRAYESALKTQGIVFDDNAALATVTSMQLYFKATLVDANQELHRAWVALVKAYKEGKISEERYNELKARLLEPIEFKDPDTGKMVTLTEEYAEKINDRLAKDSSFRDTLMQEWRDAARQKYQSVLSEVQG, via the coding sequence GTGAAAAAGAGGATTGGTTTTGTGATGCTTTTTATTTTAATTGCAAGCGTAATAGCTGCTGGATGTATTGGTGGCGAGACAACTCCCTCAACCACGACCCAACCTACTGAGACAGAATCTCCTACAGAATCTCCTACTCAAACCACCTCTCCAACTTCTTCTCCAACGCCTACTGGTCCAATAACTCTAGTTGTCCTTACAAGACATGATGTTACTATTCAAGTGATGGCAAAGAAAATGTTTCTCCAAAGCGACATAGCTAAGCAATACAACATTAAAGATGTAAAATTCATAAAAGCTCCAGAGTCCTTATGGCCCACATATATAGAAAAGGGAGCCGACGTCGGATGGGGTGGAGGTCCAACACTCTTTGATGATCTCTTCAAGAACAATTATTTAGCCCCCATCGAGGACCAAAAGATTTTAGGGCTTGTTGGAAATCAGATTCAAGAAACACTCGCTGGAATGCCAATGATAAGGAAAGGAGATGATGGAAAGATCTACTGGATAGCCGCTGCATTGTCATCCTTTGGATTCACTGTAAACCATGATGTCCTCAAGAGGTGGAACCTCCCAGTTCCTCAAAAGTGGGAAGAAATTGCAAGTGAGACTTTTGCAATGGATCCACCCCAAATGGGAATAGCAGATCCAACAAGAAGCACTTCGAACACAAGAATTTACCAAATAATTCTCCAAGCATTTGGTTGGGACGAAGGATGGAAGATTCTTAGACTCATTGCTGCAAATTCAAAGATCTACGACGCAAGTGATGCTGTTAGAGAGGCTGTAATAGCTGGAGACATAGCCGTTGGAAACACCATTGACTTCTATGGATACACTGCAATGAAGCTCAATCCATCTTGTGAATATATTATTCCAAAAGGACAAAGCATAATAAATGGAGATCCAATAGCCCTTCTCGCAAACTCCCAAAACAAAGAAGCTGCTCAAGCATTTATTTATTGGGTTCTCACTGAAGGGCAAAAGATATGGCTTGATGAAAAAATAAACAGGCTTCCAGTTAATCCAGATGTATTTAATACACCTGAGGGACAAAAGAGACCCGATCTGAAGAGAGCGTATGAAAGCGCACTTAAGACCCAAGGTATCGTGTTTGATGACAATGCTGCCTTAGCCACTGTAACTTCAATGCAGCTTTACTTCAAAGCAACCCTCGTAGATGCAAACCAAGAGCTTCACAGAGCCTGGGTGGCTCTTGTAAAAGCATACAAAGAAGGAAAAATAAGCGAAGAGAGATACAATGAACTCAAGGCAAGACTTTTAGAACCTATAGAATTCAAAGATCCCGATACAGGGAAAATGGTAACCCTAACTGAGGAATATGCAGAAAAGATAAATGACAGACTTGCAAAAGACTCATCCTTTAGAGACACTCTAATGCAAGAGTGGAGAGATGCCGCAAGACAAAAATACCAAAGCGTTCTTTCGGAGGTGCAAGGATGA
- a CDS encoding CGP-CTERM sorting domain-containing protein translates to MRKLSILISVFVLFGLFGMAFASATTVAVDLAHGENEKYLAEDVLEYGTNRTLAHGIVKTIIDVEWAYFGDPLAADTLGIKHLGEKITADALANVDMLILGQPTSPFQPDEIQAIAEWFKQGGKVLWVAADSDYGSGPQAQDIANAVLEQLGVGHLRIDLASIEDPTSNAGASYRVVGLVQPDEGTPDKDMITRNFQYDGKVLYHGPAVVGWVDDNGNWQQLIDGNIPENVYRIVKTSSDGTIVENNDPPAYAYSAGDIGVFTLLAAEIIKFENGKQSVLIVSGESPYGDYTPTWEAKYHGVDLDGPAFVTNMVHWALKQASKETITVTETVTKTETKTETVTETTTETVTETVQGGICGPAALVGLILIPLLLKRRR, encoded by the coding sequence ATGAGAAAGCTTTCAATACTAATTTCGGTTTTTGTATTGTTTGGTCTTTTTGGCATGGCTTTTGCTAGTGCAACAACAGTCGCAGTCGATTTAGCCCATGGCGAAAACGAAAAATATCTTGCAGAAGATGTCCTAGAATATGGGACCAATAGGACACTTGCACATGGAATCGTCAAGACCATTATAGATGTCGAGTGGGCTTATTTTGGAGACCCCCTAGCAGCAGACACTCTTGGAATAAAGCACCTTGGGGAGAAAATAACCGCTGATGCTCTTGCAAACGTTGATATGCTCATTCTTGGTCAGCCCACAAGCCCATTCCAACCAGATGAGATCCAAGCAATAGCGGAATGGTTCAAACAGGGTGGAAAAGTTTTGTGGGTTGCCGCAGATAGCGACTATGGTAGCGGTCCCCAAGCCCAAGATATCGCAAATGCTGTTCTTGAACAATTGGGTGTTGGACATTTAAGAATTGACTTAGCTTCAATTGAAGACCCAACAAGCAATGCTGGAGCCTCTTACAGAGTTGTGGGTCTTGTTCAACCAGATGAGGGAACCCCTGACAAAGATATGATAACCAGAAACTTCCAATATGATGGAAAAGTCCTCTACCACGGACCAGCCGTTGTTGGTTGGGTTGACGACAATGGAAACTGGCAACAGCTTATAGATGGAAACATCCCAGAAAACGTCTACAGAATTGTTAAAACTTCTTCAGATGGAACTATTGTAGAAAATAACGATCCTCCAGCTTATGCATACAGCGCTGGAGATATCGGCGTATTCACTCTCCTGGCAGCGGAGATAATCAAATTTGAGAATGGAAAGCAAAGCGTTCTCATCGTGAGCGGTGAGAGCCCATACGGTGATTACACTCCAACTTGGGAAGCAAAATATCATGGAGTCGACTTAGACGGACCAGCTTTCGTAACAAACATGGTACACTGGGCATTAAAACAAGCATCAAAAGAGACTATCACAGTTACCGAAACAGTTACCAAAACAGAAACCAAAACAGAGACAGTTACAGAAACAACAACTGAAACTGTTACAGAGACTGTCCAAGGAGGAATCTGTGGTCCAGCAGCCCTAGTAGGTTTGATTCTAATCCCATTACTACTCAAGAGAAGAAGATGA
- a CDS encoding tyrosine--tRNA ligase codes for MDIEKKIDLITRKPTEEILTVNNLKHLLEIGMPLQHYIGFEISGYIHLGTGLMAGAKIADFQKAGIKTRIFLADWHSWINDKLGGDLEVIQKVALGYFKEGMKQSIKVMGGDPDKVEFVLASEILEKGDYWRTVIDISKNVTLARMMRSITIMGRQMGEAIDFAKLIYPAMQVADIFYQGVNIAHAGMDQRKAHVIAREVAEKLKYHPLGWDGKKVKPVAVHHHLLLGLQEPPKWPIESDEEFKEIKTAMKMSKSKPYSAVFIHDTPEEIKQKLRKAFCPAKEVNYNPVLDWAEHIIFREEPTEFTIYRPAKFGGDVTYTTFEELKRDFAEGKLHPLDLKNAVAEYLIDLLKPVREYFEKHPEPLELMREIQITR; via the coding sequence ATGGATATTGAAAAAAAGATAGACCTTATCACAAGAAAACCTACAGAAGAAATTCTAACCGTGAATAATTTGAAGCATCTTCTAGAAATAGGGATGCCTCTACAACATTACATAGGTTTTGAGATAAGTGGTTACATTCATCTTGGAACTGGATTAATGGCGGGAGCTAAAATCGCAGATTTCCAAAAAGCTGGAATTAAAACAAGAATATTTTTGGCTGACTGGCATTCGTGGATAAACGATAAGCTTGGTGGCGATTTAGAAGTTATTCAAAAAGTTGCGTTGGGTTATTTCAAAGAGGGAATGAAACAGAGTATTAAAGTTATGGGCGGGGATCCAGACAAAGTCGAATTTGTCCTAGCAAGTGAGATTTTAGAGAAAGGCGATTACTGGAGAACAGTGATAGACATCTCAAAAAATGTTACACTGGCGAGAATGATGCGCTCAATAACCATTATGGGAAGACAAATGGGTGAAGCAATAGACTTTGCTAAACTCATTTATCCAGCTATGCAAGTAGCAGATATATTCTACCAGGGAGTTAATATAGCACATGCGGGAATGGATCAAAGAAAAGCTCATGTTATCGCCAGAGAAGTTGCGGAGAAGTTGAAGTACCATCCACTTGGGTGGGATGGAAAAAAAGTTAAACCTGTTGCTGTGCATCATCACCTTCTTTTGGGCCTTCAGGAACCTCCAAAGTGGCCAATTGAAAGTGATGAAGAGTTCAAAGAGATTAAAACAGCAATGAAAATGAGTAAGAGCAAGCCATATTCGGCAGTGTTTATCCATGATACTCCAGAGGAGATAAAGCAAAAACTTAGAAAGGCCTTCTGCCCAGCTAAGGAGGTTAACTACAATCCTGTGTTGGATTGGGCCGAACACATAATCTTTAGGGAGGAACCCACTGAGTTTACAATCTATAGACCAGCTAAATTTGGAGGAGATGTGACTTACACAACCTTTGAAGAGCTTAAGAGGGACTTTGCAGAAGGGAAGCTTCACCCACTTGATCTAAAGAATGCAGTTGCAGAATATCTAATAGATCTCCTCAAGCCTGTTAGGGAGTATTTCGAAAAGCATCCAGAGCCCTTGGAGCTCATGAGGGAGATACAGATTACAAGATGA
- a CDS encoding alanyl-tRNA editing protein, producing MTRKLYYEDPYLKEATAKVLQIKDNALLLDQTIFYPTGGGQPHDTGNINDVEVLDVYKDDDGNIWHVVEDPNAFSVGGEVELKLNWERRYKLMRIHTALHLLDHVFNEILGKENWQIHGSGMNPEKGRYDVRYPENINQYKENIIELFNHYVDEGGEVKTWWEGEKRLTQIRDFEILPCGGTHVRDIKEIGHLKKLKRSSIGKGVQRVEIWLE from the coding sequence GTGACAAGGAAGCTTTATTATGAAGATCCCTATCTTAAAGAAGCCACTGCAAAGGTTCTCCAGATAAAAGACAATGCACTTCTTTTGGACCAGACAATCTTTTATCCAACCGGGGGTGGACAGCCCCATGATACAGGGAATATAAACGATGTGGAAGTTTTAGACGTGTATAAAGACGACGACGGGAACATCTGGCATGTGGTCGAAGATCCAAATGCATTTAGTGTAGGTGGGGAAGTAGAGCTCAAACTTAATTGGGAAAGAAGGTACAAGCTAATGAGAATCCATACAGCATTACATCTTCTGGATCATGTTTTTAATGAGATCCTTGGGAAAGAAAACTGGCAAATACATGGTAGTGGAATGAACCCTGAAAAAGGCCGCTATGACGTAAGATATCCAGAAAACATCAACCAATACAAAGAAAACATAATCGAACTATTCAATCACTACGTAGATGAAGGTGGGGAAGTAAAAACTTGGTGGGAAGGAGAGAAGAGACTAACCCAAATAAGAGACTTTGAGATCCTCCCCTGTGGCGGGACTCATGTAAGAGACATTAAGGAGATCGGCCATCTAAAGAAGCTCAAACGTTCTAGCATAGGCAAAGGCGTTCAAAGAGTAGAGATTTGGCTCGAATGA
- a CDS encoding exodeoxyribonuclease VII small subunit: protein MKKLGSILIILLLSLSFVHAEAVDYYKEEFTLKIKMLQNGDAQITVITSILGPQDRINEEITSILNQTNMSEEEAIAKFEKEQLDYYIASLANAGVRTKNQTFELVSIKEDNFTVVFTAYAEDFAKYYSYDDYWEIIVDPTRGYATMPIPDTGLPQRIELHNMFIIELPEGAELVEYPQAYTQEFNQSKFYVRSKVEGNKIIVVSDLYLEENLSPDGFRALFANYNAFYIRYKTPYKGEETYQPVKTEQYIRAEIKEDGTTNLLVRETYLEPKDQIELMKLQINLLGVQNVTNMLLQNYLQGMIMQGIQVEDANATILGMEKEGPLTIEANYVLKNFTKMVNGTYEYSFDPTLLNPSQLGYRAQNEINQSLKIEFILPPTATIVEVPKNMSKEINGNKYALITTVEKNKIVITANVFVRYGAPFEDIQSLLGNVTRAYIRYTMPENNGGINLTTTQIAGLAGALVLIGIALFMLKKK, encoded by the coding sequence ATGAAAAAGTTAGGAAGTATTTTAATAATCCTGCTTCTGAGCCTCTCTTTCGTTCATGCAGAGGCCGTGGATTATTATAAAGAAGAGTTCACTCTTAAGATCAAAATGTTACAAAACGGAGATGCTCAAATCACCGTAATAACTTCAATATTAGGACCCCAAGATAGAATAAATGAAGAGATAACCAGTATACTTAATCAAACAAATATGAGCGAAGAAGAAGCAATAGCGAAATTTGAAAAAGAGCAACTTGATTATTACATTGCAAGTCTAGCCAATGCAGGGGTTAGAACAAAAAACCAGACCTTCGAATTGGTAAGCATTAAAGAAGATAACTTCACCGTGGTTTTCACTGCCTATGCTGAGGATTTTGCTAAGTATTATTCATATGATGACTACTGGGAGATAATAGTTGATCCAACAAGAGGATACGCCACAATGCCAATCCCAGATACAGGATTACCACAAAGAATAGAGCTCCACAACATGTTCATAATAGAACTACCAGAAGGAGCAGAACTCGTTGAATATCCTCAAGCATATACCCAAGAATTTAACCAGAGCAAGTTCTATGTGCGTTCAAAAGTCGAAGGAAACAAAATAATCGTTGTTTCTGACTTATATCTGGAAGAGAATCTTTCTCCAGATGGATTTAGAGCACTTTTCGCCAATTACAATGCATTTTACATCCGTTATAAAACCCCATACAAAGGGGAAGAAACATACCAACCAGTGAAAACAGAACAGTACATACGGGCAGAAATTAAGGAAGACGGCACTACAAATCTTTTAGTTAGGGAAACATACCTTGAGCCAAAAGATCAGATAGAACTCATGAAACTACAAATAAACCTCTTGGGAGTACAAAATGTAACAAACATGCTACTCCAGAACTACCTACAAGGTATGATTATGCAGGGAATTCAAGTTGAAGACGCCAATGCAACGATTTTAGGGATGGAAAAAGAAGGACCTCTAACAATAGAAGCCAATTATGTCTTGAAAAACTTCACAAAAATGGTAAATGGAACCTACGAATACTCATTTGATCCAACTCTCCTGAACCCTTCCCAGTTAGGGTATAGAGCCCAAAATGAAATTAACCAAAGCTTGAAAATAGAGTTTATTCTACCGCCAACGGCCACTATAGTGGAAGTTCCCAAAAACATGAGTAAAGAGATAAACGGAAACAAATACGCCCTCATAACAACCGTAGAGAAAAACAAAATAGTAATTACCGCAAATGTCTTTGTAAGGTATGGGGCACCTTTTGAGGATATTCAATCACTCCTTGGAAATGTAACAAGAGCTTACATTCGTTATACTATGCCAGAAAACAACGGAGGTATTAACCTCACAACTACACAGATAGCAGGGCTGGCTGGAGCATTGGTTCTAATTGGAATTGCCCTCTTTATGTTGAAGAAAAAATAG
- a CDS encoding dicarboxylate/amino acid:cation symporter, producing the protein MGLLKSYLEYPVLRKILIGLILGAIVGLVIGDKAATIKPLGDLFIRLLKMLVMPIILASLVVGAASISPARLGRVGVKIVIYYLITSAFAVFLGLLMANIFKPGLGLELGVGEGKVIEATKPSLVDTLLNIVPKNPFSALANGQVLPTIFFAIVLGIALSYLMNSENERIRNSATTLFNAFDGLAEAMYKIVWGVMQYAPIGVFALIAYVMGTQGTKVVGPLAKVTLAVYLGLIIQIVLVYGILLKVFGLDLIKFLNKAKDAMITAFVTRSSSGTLPVTMRVADENMGVPRSIYSFTLPLGATINMDGTALYQGVCAMFIAFAIGQSLPFSQQLVIVLTAVLASIGTAGVPGAGAIMLAMVLESVGLSLEPGSAVALAYAMILGIDAILDMGRTMVNVTGDLAGTTIVAKTEGELDESKW; encoded by the coding sequence ATGGGGCTCCTTAAGAGCTATCTTGAATACCCTGTTTTGAGAAAAATCTTGATAGGTTTGATTCTCGGTGCAATAGTTGGATTAGTAATAGGGGATAAAGCAGCAACCATAAAGCCGCTTGGAGACTTATTCATCAGACTTTTAAAAATGCTAGTAATGCCAATAATCCTAGCTTCTCTAGTTGTTGGTGCAGCCAGCATAAGCCCCGCGAGACTTGGAAGGGTCGGTGTAAAAATAGTGATCTATTACTTAATAACTTCAGCTTTTGCAGTGTTCCTTGGCCTTTTGATGGCCAATATTTTCAAGCCAGGTCTAGGGTTAGAACTTGGAGTTGGGGAAGGGAAAGTCATTGAAGCTACTAAACCATCACTAGTGGACACTCTTCTAAATATCGTACCTAAGAACCCATTTTCCGCATTAGCAAACGGTCAGGTTTTACCAACAATATTCTTCGCCATTGTTTTAGGAATTGCCTTAAGCTATCTTATGAACAGTGAAAATGAAAGAATAAGAAACTCCGCCACGACCCTCTTTAATGCCTTCGATGGACTTGCTGAAGCAATGTACAAAATAGTTTGGGGAGTTATGCAGTATGCCCCAATCGGTGTATTTGCATTAATAGCTTACGTTATGGGAACCCAGGGGACCAAAGTCGTTGGACCTTTAGCCAAAGTAACATTAGCAGTTTATTTGGGTCTTATAATCCAGATTGTACTAGTATATGGAATTCTCCTGAAGGTCTTTGGTCTGGACCTAATTAAGTTCCTCAATAAAGCCAAAGACGCTATGATTACAGCATTCGTCACAAGAAGCTCAAGTGGTACCTTACCAGTAACCATGCGTGTTGCTGACGAAAATATGGGTGTCCCAAGAAGCATTTATTCATTTACCCTCCCCCTAGGTGCAACGATTAACATGGATGGAACTGCCTTATACCAAGGTGTGTGTGCAATGTTCATAGCTTTTGCAATTGGACAATCCCTTCCGTTCAGCCAACAGTTAGTAATAGTTCTTACAGCAGTCTTGGCTTCAATTGGAACCGCTGGTGTTCCCGGAGCTGGAGCAATAATGCTTGCAATGGTGCTTGAAAGCGTTGGATTATCTTTAGAGCCTGGAAGTGCGGTGGCATTGGCGTATGCAATGATCCTTGGAATTGACGCCATATTGGACATGGGAAGAACAATGGTAAACGTTACTGGTGATTTAGCTGGAACCACAATCGTTGCAAAAACTGAAGGGGAGCTCGACGAAAGCAAGTGGTGA
- a CDS encoding biotin--[acetyl-CoA-carboxylase] ligase, with the protein MLELNTQLIGKKIIYFKKIDSTNEYAKRIAAHEEEGTIIVADVQETGYGRKFRTWASPQGGLWMSTILKPNTTPEHIIKLVFLGALAVVETLERLGIEGKIKWPNDVLVNEKKICGILVEGSFSEKDVYYIVLGIGMNVNNPLPQELVNSSTSLREVLGVKIPIIEVFKILVERLEHWYREFLAAKDTLILQKWRENAILRREVKIITEDKTLSGKALDIDEFGALILELEDGRKKRILYGDVSLRLK; encoded by the coding sequence ATGTTGGAACTCAACACACAGTTGATAGGCAAAAAGATTATTTACTTTAAGAAAATAGACTCAACTAACGAATACGCAAAGAGAATTGCTGCTCATGAGGAAGAAGGTACAATAATAGTGGCAGATGTTCAAGAGACAGGGTATGGAAGAAAATTTAGAACGTGGGCCTCCCCTCAAGGGGGACTTTGGATGAGTACTATTCTAAAGCCGAATACAACCCCAGAGCATATAATAAAGCTTGTTTTTCTTGGAGCTTTAGCAGTAGTTGAAACCCTTGAACGGCTTGGAATTGAAGGAAAAATAAAATGGCCTAATGATGTACTTGTTAACGAAAAGAAAATATGTGGAATCCTAGTAGAAGGAAGCTTCTCTGAGAAGGATGTCTACTACATTGTTTTAGGTATAGGTATGAATGTTAACAATCCCTTACCCCAAGAGCTTGTGAATAGTTCTACCTCATTAAGAGAGGTATTGGGAGTGAAAATACCCATTATAGAAGTTTTTAAGATTCTTGTAGAACGGCTAGAACATTGGTATAGAGAGTTTTTGGCCGCGAAAGATACTCTTATCCTTCAGAAGTGGAGAGAAAATGCCATTTTAAGAAGGGAGGTAAAGATAATAACGGAAGACAAAACCTTAAGTGGAAAGGCATTAGACATTGATGAATTCGGTGCTTTGATCCTCGAGCTTGAGGATGGAAGAAAGAAAAGAATCCTCTATGGAGATGTGTCATTAAGGCTTAAGTGA
- the fba gene encoding class I fructose-bisphosphate aldolase: MEAYNNIGIKRRLRRFFRRDGRALIFAMDHGFEHGPTDFEETWEHINPRVIIRKVVRAGIDGVMMLPGIARIAGDDLIGKDVGLMVKLTSKTELRPKEEWLMQDQLGFVEDAIKLGADAVAATVYWGSPYEGAMMRQFAEIASYAHDLGYPVVQFAYPRGPYINEKYGKKEDYRVVMYGARAAAEMGADMIKTYWTGSRETFAKVVEAASGVPVLLSGGAKASNPLDFLNLVWEVIEAGGSGAVVGRNIFQRENPETLIRALLRVIHRNEEPEEAAKAEGLV; encoded by the coding sequence ATGGAAGCTTACAACAATATTGGTATAAAGAGGAGACTAAGGAGATTCTTTAGAAGGGATGGAAGAGCCTTGATTTTTGCGATGGACCATGGATTTGAGCATGGTCCAACAGATTTTGAAGAAACTTGGGAGCACATTAATCCAAGGGTTATTATTAGAAAGGTCGTAAGGGCAGGGATTGATGGCGTTATGATGCTTCCAGGAATAGCTAGGATTGCTGGAGACGATCTCATTGGGAAAGATGTAGGTTTAATGGTGAAGCTTACTAGCAAGACTGAACTTAGGCCAAAAGAGGAGTGGCTCATGCAAGACCAACTTGGTTTTGTTGAGGATGCAATTAAGCTTGGTGCTGATGCTGTGGCGGCAACAGTTTATTGGGGAAGTCCATATGAGGGAGCTATGATGAGGCAGTTTGCAGAGATAGCTAGTTATGCTCATGATTTAGGATACCCTGTTGTTCAATTTGCATATCCAAGAGGGCCCTACATTAATGAAAAGTATGGAAAAAAGGAAGATTATCGAGTGGTAATGTATGGAGCAAGGGCGGCTGCAGAGATGGGAGCAGACATGATTAAAACTTACTGGACAGGTTCGAGGGAAACATTTGCTAAGGTTGTGGAGGCAGCTTCAGGAGTTCCAGTTCTTCTAAGTGGAGGTGCGAAGGCAAGTAACCCACTTGATTTCTTAAACCTTGTGTGGGAGGTAATTGAGGCTGGAGGAAGTGGAGCTGTTGTTGGTAGAAATATTTTCCAAAGAGAGAACCCAGAGACTCTTATAAGGGCTCTTTTGAGGGTGATACACAGGAATGAAGAGCCTGAAGAGGCAGCTAAAGCTGAAGGCCTAGTTTGA